A single window of Sphingobium sp. SCG-1 DNA harbors:
- a CDS encoding TonB-dependent receptor — MGKKLNIRRAGSVSAFLLVTTAWPVLAQTVSTPTPSSNSSAQEPANAPTQDGAGQTSPTAIDSSAQPPADPSATGAEDIVVTGFRASLQSQTNAKRNSVGFTDSIFAEDIGKFPDTNIAESLNRIPGITISREVTGEGSNVAIRGLGPAFTRVLLNGTPVSIASVRFDAQGTGREVDLDLLPTELFTQLTVSKSPVASQLEGGAAGTVNLRSARPFDNPKPYISYGLQGSKVSSAEKWGYRGHIVASATFGDFGVLVGAAAVRNRFRVDGFETIGWTNPNLTATQRTSGTLNPTGGGNFTIPATVPVNAGNGLITGTPITQAFLLSQNPGATIDQIDNGLLPRLGRPRTEVGDRKRQNYIASVEWRPSDALHFYVDGMYGKRTTEFTRTAMNWVVRNGAVIPLNTTYDRVDCVTGCVVTGGTYANSQFFLEYRPYKDDQEFWGVNPGLDFVVNDWIKGDIQANYTKSTFRRESPTVLVITPPSSGATVTYANDGGIPSISTNIDLNNPNNFGWNGGGRVNLNGEDRSTKTKGIRGSLLFGDERRFSVRVGGSFDDTQRRITPFDNTNPWQNAICGNGPSVTLLAPNTTTTPCTGLSQPGVATPAGFPAFAGYGTNATAGAPPITYAGSLIPTAAVPSFLLPGSNGFITVDWDKFKGATNYDALLASATETGASSSGANGGFIREKVTGTFIEGNGIIDVGDNVLRLNGGVRYVRTEQLVGGRVSVPDPRNTPLTGPIADGGRYPNFLTFPITRQVYSNFLPSASIAFEFAGKAVARASISRTMTRPDPNQLLPGASFVQPSADIGTVGNNELDPYISDNIDLGFEYYTGREGVISVAAFRKSITGFTVNGLTTRPFSFLEQFGINFESLTQAQRDALQSRANGQDPRNVDVVIQQQVNSDGKLKVNGLEFQVTQPLDFLTKYVGVEGFGVQGNLTLIDQKGEGTVPPVALGVAPTTYTLTGYYEGHGISSRLTYTYNEGSQSSTLNQNGIPQAAIFGRDYSQLDFSGNIDLGKIFNNDYLPTVVVNVINITKEAQSSYFQYPNATFNEYNPGRTVLVGIRGRF, encoded by the coding sequence ATGGGGAAGAAGCTTAATATCCGTCGTGCAGGCTCGGTTTCGGCATTCTTGCTGGTCACGACCGCCTGGCCCGTGCTCGCGCAGACCGTCAGCACACCCACTCCATCATCCAACAGCAGTGCACAAGAGCCTGCGAACGCGCCCACGCAGGATGGCGCGGGGCAGACTTCACCCACGGCTATCGACTCCTCTGCTCAGCCACCCGCCGACCCTTCTGCGACAGGCGCTGAGGACATCGTCGTCACGGGCTTCCGCGCCTCGCTGCAAAGCCAGACAAATGCCAAGCGCAACTCTGTCGGGTTCACTGACAGCATTTTCGCCGAAGACATCGGCAAATTCCCTGACACCAACATCGCCGAATCCCTGAACCGGATTCCCGGCATCACGATTAGCCGCGAAGTCACCGGCGAAGGTTCCAACGTCGCTATTCGCGGCCTTGGGCCGGCATTCACGCGTGTGCTTCTGAATGGCACGCCAGTGTCCATCGCTTCCGTCCGGTTCGACGCTCAGGGCACGGGCCGCGAGGTTGATCTTGACCTGCTGCCAACCGAATTGTTCACGCAGTTGACGGTAAGCAAATCACCTGTCGCCAGTCAGTTGGAAGGCGGCGCAGCGGGTACGGTGAACCTGCGCTCCGCCCGGCCCTTCGACAACCCCAAGCCTTATATCAGCTATGGCCTGCAGGGTTCCAAAGTCAGCTCTGCAGAGAAGTGGGGCTATCGCGGTCATATCGTCGCCAGCGCGACATTTGGCGACTTCGGCGTGTTGGTCGGCGCTGCTGCCGTCCGCAACAGATTCCGAGTCGATGGGTTCGAGACGATCGGCTGGACCAACCCCAATCTGACTGCTACACAGCGCACTAGTGGTACGCTGAACCCGACAGGTGGCGGCAACTTCACGATCCCAGCTACAGTGCCCGTCAATGCGGGCAACGGCCTTATTACTGGCACTCCGATCACCCAGGCGTTCCTGTTGAGCCAGAACCCGGGTGCAACTATCGATCAGATCGACAACGGTCTGCTCCCCCGCCTGGGTCGCCCGCGAACGGAAGTCGGCGATCGCAAGCGTCAGAATTACATCGCCTCGGTCGAATGGCGTCCGAGTGATGCCCTGCACTTCTATGTCGATGGAATGTACGGCAAGCGCACGACCGAATTCACGCGTACCGCGATGAACTGGGTAGTACGCAACGGCGCAGTCATTCCCCTCAACACGACCTATGATCGGGTAGATTGCGTTACGGGCTGCGTCGTCACCGGCGGCACTTATGCGAATTCGCAATTCTTCCTGGAATATCGTCCATATAAGGACGATCAGGAATTCTGGGGCGTCAATCCGGGCCTCGATTTCGTCGTCAACGACTGGATCAAGGGCGACATTCAGGCAAATTACACCAAGAGCACCTTCCGCCGCGAAAGTCCGACGGTTCTGGTGATTACGCCGCCCAGCAGCGGCGCGACTGTGACCTATGCAAACGATGGCGGCATCCCATCCATCTCCACGAATATCGACCTCAACAATCCCAATAATTTCGGCTGGAACGGCGGCGGTCGCGTCAACCTGAATGGGGAAGACCGCTCCACCAAGACCAAAGGCATTCGTGGCAGCTTGCTCTTCGGCGATGAGCGTCGGTTCAGCGTTCGCGTCGGCGGATCCTTTGACGATACGCAGCGGCGGATCACACCGTTCGACAATACGAACCCCTGGCAGAACGCGATCTGCGGCAACGGTCCAAGCGTAACGTTGCTGGCACCGAACACCACCACCACGCCCTGCACAGGGCTTAGCCAGCCCGGCGTAGCCACTCCGGCAGGGTTCCCGGCCTTTGCCGGTTACGGCACTAACGCAACCGCAGGCGCTCCGCCGATCACTTATGCAGGTTCGTTGATCCCGACCGCTGCGGTGCCAAGCTTCCTGCTGCCCGGAAGTAACGGCTTCATAACGGTGGACTGGGACAAGTTCAAAGGCGCGACCAATTACGACGCCTTGCTGGCCTCCGCGACGGAAACCGGCGCATCGAGCAGCGGTGCCAACGGTGGGTTTATCCGGGAAAAGGTGACCGGCACCTTTATCGAAGGTAACGGCATCATCGATGTCGGCGACAATGTGCTCCGACTGAACGGCGGCGTTCGGTACGTCCGGACCGAGCAACTCGTCGGTGGCCGCGTCAGCGTTCCCGATCCGCGTAACACGCCTCTCACCGGCCCAATTGCCGATGGCGGGCGCTATCCCAACTTCCTGACCTTCCCGATCACTCGCCAAGTCTATTCGAACTTCCTTCCTTCGGCGAGCATAGCGTTCGAATTTGCAGGCAAGGCCGTAGCCCGTGCGTCCATATCGCGGACGATGACGCGTCCCGATCCCAACCAATTGTTGCCGGGCGCAAGCTTCGTTCAGCCGTCAGCAGACATCGGCACAGTCGGCAATAATGAGCTGGACCCATACATCTCGGACAATATCGACCTAGGCTTCGAATATTATACCGGGCGGGAAGGCGTGATCTCGGTCGCCGCGTTCCGCAAATCGATCACCGGCTTTACGGTAAATGGTCTCACGACCCGGCCTTTCTCTTTCCTTGAACAATTCGGCATCAACTTTGAGTCCCTGACGCAGGCGCAACGGGACGCCTTGCAGTCACGCGCCAATGGTCAAGACCCCCGGAATGTGGATGTCGTTATCCAGCAGCAAGTCAATTCGGACGGCAAGTTGAAGGTGAACGGGCTTGAATTCCAGGTCACGCAGCCACTCGACTTCCTGACGAAATATGTCGGTGTCGAAGGGTTCGGTGTACAGGGCAACCTGACGCTGATCGATCAGAAGGGCGAGGGTACGGTTCCACCCGTTGCCTTGGGAGTGGCGCCGACCACCTATACCCTGACCGGCTATTATGAAGGCCACGGCATCTCCAGTCGCTTGACCTACACCTACAACGAAGGGTCGCAGTCTTCGACGCTAAATCAGAACGGCATCCCGCAGGCAGCAATCTTCGGACGGGACTACTCACAACTCGATTTTTCGGGCAACATCGACCTCGGCAAGATCTTCAACAATGACTATTTGCCGACCGTGGTGGTCAACGTGATTAACATCACCAAGGAAGCGCAAAGCTCTTACTTCCAGTACCCCAATGCGACGTTCAACGAATATAATCCGGGTCGTACCGTTCTCGTGGGCATCCGCGGCCGCTTCTAA
- a CDS encoding glycosyl hydrolase family 28-related protein, whose amino-acid sequence MHRGLSGAYATMLLCLSVAPVAMASPSVYTTAPDEPSAVTVKGVADGKVDDSAAIQQAIDKAAAKGGGGIVFVPQGTYRITRTIFLWPGVRIFGIGEKRPVFVLGANTPGFQKGVAHMLMFTGSARETDKQSPPAAFPPAGSVPFDKTIADANPGTFYSALGNIDFRIMEGNPAATAIRFHAAQHSFVSHVDFDIGSGLAGLYHVANEAEDLHFRGGRYGILAEKTSPAWPFALVDSTFQGQRDAAIREHEAGLTLLNVAIRDTPVGIEIDRGYGDWLWGQDVRFENISKAGVIISNEDNVYTQIGFQNVVAANTPTFARFRDSGKTVAGKGPAYKVASFTYGLTLPGLGQMGTYKTDMQAQTIASLPAPSAPAIRPLPPVSEWVSVRKLGAKGDNKTDDTAAIQKAIDTHRVVYLPAGFYNVTDTLRLRPDTVLLGLHPSLTQIGLPDGTPAFQGVGVPKALIETAQGGDAIVAGLGLNTNGINPRATALLWMAGANSMANDIKFQGGHGTNLFDGKRITPYNNNATGDPDAAKRWDGQNASLWVTRGGGGTFANIWSPSTFAHPGILISDTDTPGRLIQASVEHHVRTEIGLNRVSNWELLAPQTEGEAGESGDAVALEIRNSNNILVANFHGYRVTRTRKAAPTAVSLYNSHDIRFRNVHVNAESGVGTCDENGCATFLRLTKFPYENAIQDVTHGLEVREREFAVLDVPAKPDPVTPSTFRGGKIEKLGDGFHSIGGAAVDSKGTVYFIDRKFQRIWSWSDDRKLEIVRDAPLDPVNLTVDRSDNLMVLSSNGRNGTVYSVKPGTPDTELTVIPSTPATSHRGAATVLPVNWWVNGEFKDQIDPKTYEFTILAEMFVRDMALPKTREYVSPDGSLVLPAWRVFQQGPSDFRGLRFSDPLDSYGFIQGKPGERVFVTNGSENKTYSGVIGQAGAMTDLKVFANRGGEGVTTDGQGRVYVANGQVFIYAADGKEIGRIDVPERPLQLVFGGRDKQTLFILTHHSLYAWRMP is encoded by the coding sequence ATGCATCGTGGATTAAGTGGAGCCTACGCGACCATGCTGCTGTGCCTGTCGGTCGCGCCAGTGGCCATGGCATCGCCGTCTGTCTACACTACCGCCCCCGACGAACCGAGTGCCGTCACTGTTAAAGGCGTGGCCGACGGGAAGGTCGACGATAGCGCGGCAATCCAGCAGGCGATCGACAAGGCGGCGGCAAAGGGTGGCGGCGGGATCGTCTTCGTCCCGCAGGGCACGTACCGGATCACCCGCACGATCTTCCTGTGGCCAGGCGTGCGCATCTTCGGCATTGGCGAGAAGCGGCCCGTTTTCGTGCTTGGTGCAAATACCCCCGGCTTTCAAAAGGGCGTCGCCCATATGCTGATGTTCACCGGCAGCGCACGTGAAACGGACAAGCAAAGCCCGCCCGCCGCCTTCCCGCCAGCGGGCAGCGTGCCATTCGACAAGACGATAGCGGACGCCAACCCTGGCACCTTCTATTCCGCGCTAGGCAACATCGACTTCCGCATTATGGAGGGCAATCCCGCCGCGACGGCGATCCGGTTCCATGCTGCGCAGCACAGCTTTGTTAGCCATGTGGATTTCGACATAGGGTCCGGCCTCGCTGGCCTCTACCATGTCGCGAACGAAGCGGAGGACCTGCACTTTCGGGGTGGCCGCTATGGCATACTCGCCGAAAAGACGTCGCCTGCCTGGCCCTTCGCACTGGTGGATTCGACGTTTCAGGGACAGCGCGACGCCGCCATCCGCGAACATGAAGCGGGACTTACGCTGCTCAACGTCGCCATCCGCGACACGCCGGTCGGCATAGAGATCGACCGGGGATACGGCGATTGGCTCTGGGGGCAGGATGTCCGGTTCGAGAATATTTCGAAGGCTGGCGTCATCATCTCCAACGAAGATAATGTCTATACGCAGATCGGCTTCCAAAATGTGGTTGCGGCCAACACCCCCACCTTCGCCCGCTTCCGCGACAGTGGAAAGACGGTCGCGGGGAAGGGGCCAGCCTATAAGGTCGCGTCCTTCACCTATGGACTGACGTTGCCGGGCCTTGGCCAGATGGGCACGTACAAGACGGACATGCAGGCGCAGACGATCGCCAGCCTGCCCGCGCCGTCCGCTCCCGCCATTCGTCCCCTGCCACCGGTTTCCGAATGGGTCAGCGTCCGAAAGCTGGGCGCGAAGGGCGACAACAAGACCGACGATACCGCAGCGATACAGAAGGCGATCGACACGCATCGCGTCGTCTATCTGCCCGCTGGTTTCTACAATGTCACCGACACGCTTCGCTTGCGGCCGGACACTGTGCTGCTGGGACTGCACCCCAGCCTGACGCAGATCGGCCTGCCCGATGGCACGCCCGCCTTTCAAGGGGTGGGCGTGCCAAAGGCGCTCATCGAAACCGCGCAGGGCGGCGATGCCATCGTGGCGGGGCTTGGCCTCAATACCAACGGCATCAATCCGCGCGCGACGGCGCTGCTGTGGATGGCGGGGGCCAATTCGATGGCCAACGACATCAAGTTTCAGGGTGGGCATGGCACCAACTTGTTCGACGGCAAACGCATCACGCCCTACAACAACAATGCGACCGGAGACCCCGATGCGGCTAAGCGCTGGGATGGCCAGAATGCAAGCTTGTGGGTCACGCGCGGCGGTGGGGGCACTTTCGCCAACATCTGGAGCCCCAGCACCTTTGCGCATCCGGGCATCCTGATCTCCGACACGGATACCCCCGGCCGCCTGATCCAGGCATCAGTCGAACATCATGTCCGCACCGAAATCGGCCTCAACCGCGTATCCAACTGGGAACTGCTCGCGCCGCAGACCGAGGGCGAGGCGGGAGAGAGCGGCGACGCGGTAGCGTTGGAAATCCGCAATTCGAACAATATCCTCGTCGCGAACTTCCATGGCTATCGCGTGACGCGCACGCGCAAGGCCGCGCCGACCGCCGTGTCGCTCTACAACTCGCACGACATCCGCTTCCGCAACGTCCATGTGAACGCGGAGAGCGGCGTTGGCACCTGCGATGAAAATGGCTGCGCGACCTTCCTGCGCCTGACAAAATTTCCCTATGAGAATGCCATTCAGGATGTGACGCATGGGCTGGAGGTGCGGGAGCGGGAATTTGCCGTGCTGGACGTGCCGGCCAAGCCTGATCCAGTCACGCCATCCACGTTTCGGGGCGGCAAGATCGAAAAGCTCGGCGACGGCTTCCATTCGATCGGCGGCGCGGCAGTGGACAGCAAAGGCACCGTCTATTTCATAGACCGCAAGTTTCAGCGCATCTGGAGTTGGTCGGACGATCGCAAGCTCGAGATTGTACGCGACGCGCCGCTTGATCCCGTCAACCTGACAGTGGATCGCTCGGACAATCTGATGGTCCTGTCATCCAACGGACGCAACGGCACAGTCTACAGCGTTAAGCCTGGCACGCCAGATACGGAATTGACCGTCATCCCTTCGACGCCTGCAACCTCGCATAGGGGCGCAGCGACCGTGCTGCCCGTCAACTGGTGGGTAAACGGAGAATTCAAGGATCAGATTGATCCGAAAACCTATGAGTTCACCATCCTAGCAGAGATGTTTGTCCGTGACATGGCGCTTCCCAAGACGCGCGAATATGTTTCGCCCGATGGTAGCCTCGTTTTGCCTGCCTGGCGCGTATTCCAACAAGGTCCATCGGACTTCCGCGGGTTGCGTTTCTCCGATCCGCTGGACAGTTACGGCTTTATTCAGGGCAAGCCGGGCGAGCGCGTCTTTGTGACCAATGGGTCTGAGAACAAGACCTATAGCGGCGTTATCGGGCAGGCCGGTGCAATGACAGACCTCAAGGTTTTCGCCAATCGCGGCGGAGAGGGTGTCACAACCGACGGCCAGGGCCGCGTCTATGTCGCCAACGGGCAGGTGTTCATCTATGCGGCGGACGGCAAGGAAATCGGCCGGATCGACGTACCCGAACGGCCGCTGCAATTGGTGTTTGGAGGACGGGACAAGCAAACGCTGTTTATCCTCACTCATCACTCCCTTTACGCGTGGCGAATGCCATAA
- a CDS encoding TonB-dependent receptor plug domain-containing protein, translated as MNGKMNIRLRLGTASALALIAMSLSNAASAQTVAGNSVDTAPGPAQPATQETGSTDTAAPQNEDLIVTGSRITTSGFNAPTPTTVIGEAQIANNAQPNIFNTIAQLPSLQGSTGASTGTFSTSSGTQGLSSFSLRGLTAIRTLTLLDGQRVVGANVTGVPDISMFPQLLVKRVDVVTGGASASYGSDAVGGVVNFITDTRFEGFKGNILGSITKYGDDETGLVQAAFGKAFLDNRLHVVLSGEYDHEGGVGAGDFGTDLAGSRNWYRATTLLNTGQTNNGLPQFNYRDFAQPYQYARYGLINNGPLQGIAFDPNGTPYNFNYGSGGTPTGTGAVNNCFRGNSFCVGGDLTGAPGSGASLKSALERVNGYGRIGYDFSDDNEVYVSVNVAQVKTSNQPSPGYNRASLTVQCANPYLPQLVRDRCATAGITQFGFGSSNASFPDPKVHTDRKQYRFVGGLKGKFNVAGSDWNYDAYYEHGITISDIRVQDIVLQNRYVAATNATALNGAIVCADPVARAAGCQPINIFGNFAPSSSALAYVAPHDNGPFQHTKLTQDVASLNFSGNPVDLWAGPLSVAFGAEYRREFYRVNADPYGAGVSSLSPNSPAYPADPLLNSTLGSNWAAGNYKNGRGKYEVYEGYLEIDLPLFDSEGMGRANLNAAGRGTHYSTSGTVWTWKVGGTWDTPLSGLRLRAVTSRDVRAPNLSELFAAPTVTTLPNFNDPFRNQAVQVFQNTIGNTDLKPEVARNTELGVVLARPEWLPGLSLSFDYYDIKLKGVISTLTADQIVRFCFEGNQAFCGGFQLNGQQGTNFVNVQPFNLASWKTNGFDIEASYQWQQPLGLPGSFTVRALATHIRKFIVSAGIAGVNPIDQAGANNGNTPDWKWLAVQTYDSGRFNLTVQERWISDGTFGNQYVVCQSSCPVSDANHPTIDYNKMKGAFYVDVGASFKIRENLTIYGKVDNLFDKDPVASPQTNTGLDVNPALYDTLGRIYRAGVRFNF; from the coding sequence ATGAATGGCAAGATGAACATCCGGTTGCGGCTTGGAACGGCAAGCGCGTTGGCGTTGATCGCGATGAGCCTGAGCAATGCCGCCAGTGCACAGACAGTTGCGGGGAACAGTGTTGACACCGCGCCGGGCCCAGCTCAACCGGCCACCCAGGAAACAGGGTCGACCGACACGGCCGCGCCGCAGAACGAAGATCTGATCGTCACTGGCTCCCGCATCACGACCAGCGGTTTCAACGCGCCCACGCCAACGACCGTCATCGGCGAAGCGCAGATCGCCAACAATGCGCAGCCCAACATCTTCAATACGATCGCGCAACTGCCCTCGCTCCAGGGGTCGACCGGGGCATCGACGGGTACTTTCAGCACGTCGAGCGGCACGCAGGGCCTTAGTTCCTTCTCCCTACGCGGCCTCACCGCCATCCGTACCCTGACACTGTTGGATGGCCAGCGCGTTGTCGGCGCAAACGTGACCGGCGTACCGGACATCAGCATGTTCCCGCAGCTTCTGGTGAAGCGCGTCGACGTGGTGACCGGGGGCGCATCGGCCTCCTACGGTTCCGATGCGGTTGGTGGCGTCGTCAACTTCATCACCGATACGCGCTTCGAAGGGTTCAAGGGCAACATTCTTGGCAGCATCACCAAATATGGGGATGATGAGACCGGATTGGTCCAGGCTGCCTTCGGCAAAGCATTCCTCGACAATCGCCTGCACGTAGTCCTGAGCGGCGAATACGATCATGAAGGCGGCGTAGGCGCAGGCGACTTCGGCACTGACCTTGCGGGCAGCCGCAACTGGTATCGCGCGACTACCCTGCTCAACACTGGTCAGACCAATAATGGCCTGCCGCAATTCAATTATCGCGATTTTGCGCAGCCCTACCAATATGCCCGCTACGGCTTGATTAACAATGGTCCCCTGCAGGGCATTGCATTTGACCCGAACGGCACCCCCTATAATTTCAATTATGGATCGGGCGGAACACCAACCGGCACCGGCGCGGTCAACAACTGCTTCCGCGGCAACAGCTTCTGCGTCGGCGGCGACCTGACCGGCGCGCCAGGTTCGGGCGCATCACTGAAATCTGCGCTGGAACGCGTCAATGGCTATGGTCGGATCGGCTATGATTTTTCCGACGACAATGAAGTCTATGTCTCGGTAAATGTGGCGCAGGTAAAAACCAGCAACCAGCCGAGTCCCGGCTACAACCGCGCCAGCCTGACGGTCCAGTGCGCAAACCCATATCTTCCGCAACTCGTGCGTGATCGTTGCGCCACTGCCGGCATCACGCAATTTGGTTTCGGGTCGAGCAACGCATCGTTCCCCGATCCGAAGGTGCACACCGATCGTAAACAATATCGGTTCGTCGGAGGCCTCAAAGGCAAGTTCAATGTGGCCGGGTCCGACTGGAACTACGACGCCTATTACGAGCACGGCATTACGATCTCCGACATCCGTGTTCAGGACATCGTGTTGCAGAACCGGTATGTGGCCGCGACCAATGCGACTGCGCTCAATGGCGCGATCGTATGTGCTGATCCGGTTGCACGGGCTGCGGGTTGCCAGCCAATCAATATCTTTGGCAATTTCGCACCGTCCTCGTCAGCGCTCGCTTACGTCGCACCGCATGACAATGGACCGTTTCAGCACACCAAACTGACACAAGATGTCGCCAGCCTGAACTTCTCAGGCAATCCGGTCGACCTTTGGGCTGGGCCGCTTTCCGTCGCATTCGGCGCCGAATATCGCCGCGAATTCTATCGTGTAAATGCCGATCCCTATGGCGCTGGCGTCTCCTCGCTCAGCCCCAACAGTCCCGCATATCCAGCAGACCCATTGCTCAACTCCACGCTGGGCAGCAACTGGGCGGCCGGCAACTACAAGAACGGGCGTGGCAAATATGAGGTATATGAAGGATATCTCGAAATCGATCTTCCCTTGTTCGACAGCGAGGGGATGGGCCGCGCCAACTTGAACGCTGCGGGCCGCGGTACGCATTACAGCACGTCCGGCACAGTCTGGACGTGGAAAGTGGGTGGTACCTGGGATACGCCGCTCAGCGGTTTGCGCCTGCGCGCCGTTACCTCTCGCGACGTGCGTGCGCCCAATCTTTCGGAGTTGTTCGCTGCACCGACAGTGACAACGCTGCCGAACTTCAACGATCCCTTCCGCAATCAGGCGGTCCAGGTTTTCCAGAACACGATCGGTAACACGGACCTAAAGCCTGAAGTCGCGCGGAACACCGAACTCGGCGTCGTGCTGGCCCGTCCCGAATGGTTGCCCGGTCTCAGCCTGTCGTTTGACTATTATGACATCAAGTTGAAGGGCGTGATCTCGACCTTGACGGCGGATCAAATCGTCCGGTTCTGCTTTGAAGGTAACCAGGCCTTCTGCGGCGGTTTCCAACTCAACGGTCAGCAGGGCACCAACTTCGTCAACGTGCAGCCGTTCAACCTTGCGTCGTGGAAGACAAACGGGTTCGACATCGAGGCGAGCTATCAGTGGCAGCAGCCGCTGGGCCTTCCGGGCAGCTTCACTGTCCGTGCCCTCGCGACCCATATCCGCAAGTTTATTGTCAGTGCGGGCATTGCCGGGGTCAATCCGATCGATCAGGCTGGCGCGAACAACGGCAATACGCCTGACTGGAAATGGCTTGCCGTGCAAACCTACGACAGCGGCCGGTTCAACCTGACTGTTCAGGAGCGTTGGATCAGCGACGGCACTTTCGGCAACCAGTATGTCGTCTGCCAGTCCTCTTGCCCGGTTTCCGACGCGAACCACCCAACGATCGACTACAACAAGATGAAGGGCGCTTTCTATGTGGACGTAGGCGCATCGTTCAAGATCAGAGAGAACCTGACCATTTACGGAAAGGTGGACAACCTGTTCGACAAGGATCCGGTTGCCTCGCCGCAAACCAATACTGGTCTGGACGTTAATCCGGCGCTCTACGATACGCTAGGCCGCATCTACCGGGCCGGTGTACGCTTCAACTTCTGA